The following are encoded together in the Vicinamibacteria bacterium genome:
- a CDS encoding PilZ domain-containing protein yields the protein MERDPDQRRYERFKLRVPLYISMESQLFHKKIHLESKDVSAGGVSFETSREIPLEAESRVVVSNLGDLTPPTFIRGRVAHLKQDPATGRYTVGIEFTEFVNTTREEIVARIEAWQRTAVPPSPS from the coding sequence TTGGAGCGGGACCCCGACCAGAGGAGGTACGAGCGCTTCAAGCTGCGCGTCCCCCTCTACATCTCGATGGAGAGCCAGCTCTTCCACAAGAAGATCCATCTTGAGTCCAAGGATGTGTCCGCGGGCGGTGTGTCCTTCGAGACCAGCCGCGAGATCCCCCTGGAGGCGGAGTCGCGGGTCGTGGTTTCCAACCTGGGCGACCTGACGCCTCCCACCTTCATCCGGGGTCGGGTGGCCCACCTCAAGCAGGACCCCGCGACCGGGCGCTACACGGTGGGCATCGAGTTCACCGAGTTCGTCAACACCACGCGGGAGGAGATCGTGGCCCGGATCGAAGCTTGGCAGCGCACCGCCGTCCCCCCTTCCCCCAGTTGA
- the moaA gene encoding GTP 3',8-cyclase MoaA: protein MPRDRFGREINYLRLSVIDHCNLRCVYCMPLRGLSFIPSPELLTAAEIETVARAAVSVGFRKFRLTGGEPTLRPDILEITGRIASIEGVEDLAMTTNAILLPRLAGPLAEAGLRRINIHIDTLHPERLKKIMRFGTLEEIEAGIAAAEAAGLKPIKINCVVTRDYNDEDVVDLAARALERDWHVRFIELMPLGGGETAHIALSQFVPSRETRQRIEAVLGRLLPAPSANPSDESNNFRFEGGRGVVGFISPVSEPYCGTCNRMRLTADGKFHLCLLNDDELDVKRALRSGAGLPEVAAILARAVGTKPTGHRLDEGISTEDRSMFQIGG, encoded by the coding sequence TTGCCGCGGGACCGCTTCGGGCGCGAGATCAACTACCTTCGTCTGTCCGTCATCGACCACTGCAACCTGCGGTGCGTCTATTGCATGCCCCTGCGTGGCTTGAGCTTCATCCCCTCCCCCGAGCTGCTGACCGCGGCCGAGATCGAGACCGTGGCCCGGGCTGCCGTGAGCGTCGGTTTCCGCAAGTTCCGGCTCACCGGGGGCGAGCCCACTCTGCGGCCGGACATCCTGGAGATCACGGGCCGGATCGCGTCCATCGAAGGGGTCGAGGACCTGGCCATGACCACCAACGCGATCCTGCTCCCGCGGCTGGCCGGTCCCCTGGCCGAAGCCGGCCTCCGCCGCATCAACATCCACATCGACACCCTCCACCCCGAGCGCCTGAAGAAGATCATGCGCTTCGGCACCCTGGAAGAGATCGAGGCCGGCATCGCGGCCGCGGAGGCGGCGGGCCTCAAGCCCATCAAGATCAACTGCGTGGTGACGCGCGACTACAACGACGAGGACGTGGTGGACCTTGCCGCCCGGGCCCTGGAGCGGGACTGGCACGTTCGTTTCATCGAGCTGATGCCGCTGGGCGGGGGCGAGACCGCACACATCGCCCTCTCGCAGTTCGTCCCCTCCCGCGAGACCCGGCAACGCATCGAGGCGGTTCTGGGTCGCCTCCTCCCGGCGCCGAGCGCGAACCCTTCGGACGAGTCGAATAACTTCCGCTTCGAGGGGGGCCGCGGGGTGGTGGGCTTCATCAGCCCCGTCAGCGAGCCCTACTGCGGCACCTGCAACCGCATGCGCCTCACCGCCGACGGCAAGTTCCACCTCTGTCTGCTCAACGACGACGAGCTGGACGTGAAGCGCGCTCTGCGCTCGGGAGCCGGCCTTCCCGAAGTGGCCGCGATCTTGGCGCGGGCGGTGGGGACCAAACCCACCGGCCACCGGCTGGACGAAGGGATCTCCACCGAGGATCGATCCATGTTCCAGATCGGCGGATAG
- a CDS encoding PilZ domain-containing protein, with protein sequence MPGSGGPGERRKHERLVVRVPLYVVVEGEIFQKMVEMESNNVSVGGLSFETRREIPLDAEALVMVSRLGDLPASAQIKARIVHCRPNSATGAFLVGLKFTEFVGVTPEQLLARIEAWKKEHGPPPGSAD encoded by the coding sequence GTGCCGGGTAGCGGAGGACCAGGGGAGCGAAGAAAGCACGAGCGTTTGGTGGTGCGCGTGCCGCTCTACGTGGTGGTGGAGGGCGAGATCTTCCAGAAGATGGTCGAGATGGAGTCGAACAACGTCTCCGTGGGCGGGCTGTCCTTCGAGACCCGCCGCGAGATCCCCCTGGATGCGGAAGCCCTGGTCATGGTCTCCCGACTGGGAGACCTCCCCGCCTCCGCCCAGATCAAGGCCCGGATCGTGCACTGCCGCCCCAACTCCGCGACCGGGGCCTTCCTCGTGGGCCTGAAGTTCACCGAGTTCGTGGGCGTGACGCCCGAGCAGCTCTTGGCCCGCATAGAGGCCTGGAAGAAGGAGCACGGGCCCCCGCCGGGTTCGGCCGACTAG
- a CDS encoding HAMP domain-containing sensor histidine kinase: protein MTSGSLMTVTGSQLSASKRPKWQFITMGVTLIVVAVALTVAWILGVPDRSHAEFATLRWVIYLLGSLLFLLLIAGLVLIVILLLREVRLNERQSNFVSAVTHELKTPVASLKLYLDTLQLRDLPESRREDFYRTMHQDLDRLHTTINNVLNAAMYTDRPVVDPQPLDLAKLARRAIELTRTRHQLPGETIQYAGPDNLMIRGNVQALETAVLNLLDNAVKYSKDRVEVQVEVRADGDGQAQLRVHDHGVGMSRAQMPFIFNRFYRIGSEARRSRPGTGLGLFIVRSVVKGHRGTVSADSPGPDRGSTFTLTLPALPESTPETEHV from the coding sequence TTGACCAGCGGTTCTCTCATGACGGTAACGGGCTCGCAGCTCTCAGCCTCGAAGCGGCCCAAGTGGCAGTTCATCACGATGGGGGTCACCCTCATCGTGGTGGCGGTGGCCCTCACCGTGGCTTGGATCCTGGGGGTGCCGGACCGGTCGCATGCGGAGTTCGCCACCCTGCGCTGGGTCATCTACCTCCTGGGCTCCCTCCTCTTCCTGCTCCTGATCGCCGGCCTGGTGCTCATCGTGATCCTCCTCCTGCGCGAGGTGCGCCTCAACGAGCGCCAGAGCAACTTCGTGAGTGCGGTGACCCACGAGCTGAAGACCCCGGTGGCCTCCCTCAAGCTCTATCTGGACACTCTTCAGCTGCGGGACCTGCCGGAGAGCCGGCGGGAGGATTTCTATCGGACCATGCATCAGGACCTGGACCGGCTCCACACCACCATCAACAACGTGCTGAACGCGGCCATGTACACGGACCGTCCGGTGGTGGACCCCCAGCCCCTGGATCTGGCCAAGCTGGCCCGGCGCGCCATAGAGCTCACCCGGACCCGTCACCAGCTCCCCGGGGAGACCATCCAATACGCCGGCCCCGACAACTTGATGATCCGCGGCAACGTCCAGGCCCTGGAGACGGCTGTGCTCAACCTCCTCGACAACGCGGTCAAGTATTCGAAGGACCGGGTGGAGGTGCAGGTGGAGGTGCGGGCGGATGGGGACGGCCAGGCCCAGCTCCGGGTCCACGACCACGGCGTGGGCATGAGCCGCGCCCAGATGCCGTTCATCTTCAACCGCTTCTACCGCATCGGCTCCGAGGCCCGCCGCAGCCGCCCCGGCACCGGGCTGGGCCTGTTCATCGTGCGCTCTGTGGTGAAGGGGCACCGGGGCACCGTCTCCGCGGACAGTCCCGGCCCCGACCGCGGCTCGACCTTCACCCTCACCCTTCCCGCCCTCCCGGAGTCGACGCCCGAGACCGAACATGTCTAG
- a CDS encoding MoaD/ThiS family protein, whose amino-acid sequence MRIRVRLFAALREAAGRGELELDLPPAATAEDAWRRLAQEHPILASRRGSLAASVNRRYAPFSQALAEGDELVFIPPVSGG is encoded by the coding sequence GTGCGCATTCGCGTGCGACTCTTCGCGGCCCTGCGAGAGGCCGCGGGGCGGGGAGAGTTGGAGCTGGACCTACCCCCCGCGGCCACCGCCGAAGACGCCTGGCGCCGTCTGGCCCAGGAGCACCCGATTCTTGCCTCGCGCCGGGGCAGCCTCGCCGCTTCCGTGAACCGTCGTTACGCCCCTTTCTCGCAGGCCCTCGCGGAAGGGGACGAACTCGTTTTCATACCCCCGGTCAGCGGGGGCTGA
- a CDS encoding response regulator transcription factor, whose translation MSRVLIVEDEEHLATGIRFNLELEGYDVEVVADGAEAFARLAGTGPPDAQAFDLVILDVMLPGMGGFEVADRLRKVGNFTPILMLTAKSLPQDVVHGLEVGADDYLPKPFDLPVLLARVNGLIRRRDWARGGGGELETARIGQTEVDFRTFELKSRAGTIHLTLLEAMLLKLLVQNAGRIVSKAEILEKVWNVSPDTETRAVDNFILRLRRYLEANPRSPEHLHTVRGAGYRLVL comes from the coding sequence ATGTCTAGAGTGCTCATCGTGGAGGACGAGGAGCACTTGGCCACGGGGATAAGGTTCAACCTCGAGCTCGAGGGCTACGACGTCGAGGTGGTGGCGGACGGAGCGGAGGCCTTCGCCCGCCTGGCCGGCACCGGTCCCCCCGATGCCCAGGCCTTCGACCTCGTGATCCTGGACGTGATGCTGCCCGGGATGGGCGGCTTCGAGGTGGCGGATCGGCTGCGCAAGGTCGGCAACTTCACCCCCATCCTGATGCTGACCGCCAAGAGCCTGCCCCAGGACGTCGTTCACGGCCTCGAGGTGGGGGCGGACGACTACCTGCCCAAGCCGTTCGACTTGCCCGTCCTCCTGGCCCGGGTCAACGGGCTGATCCGGAGGCGGGACTGGGCCCGGGGCGGGGGAGGGGAGCTGGAGACGGCCCGGATCGGCCAGACGGAGGTGGACTTCCGGACCTTCGAGCTCAAGAGCCGGGCCGGAACCATCCACCTCACGCTGCTGGAGGCGATGCTGCTGAAGCTTCTCGTCCAGAACGCGGGCCGCATCGTCTCCAAAGCCGAGATCCTGGAGAAGGTCTGGAACGTGAGCCCCGACACCGAGACCCGGGCCGTGGACAACTTCATCCTCCGCCTTCGCCGGTACCTGGAGGCCAACCCCCGTTCGCCCGAGCACCTGCACACCGTGCGCGGCGCCGGCTACCGGCTGGTCCTGTGA